In the Styela clava chromosome 8, kaStyClav1.hap1.2, whole genome shotgun sequence genome, one interval contains:
- the LOC120345299 gene encoding stromal membrane-associated protein 1-like has protein sequence MATRAEREKVQRTNDKHKNILAVLLSREENKYCADCLAKGPRWASWNLGVLLCIRCSGLHRSLGVHISKVKSVNLDTWTREQMLNFCCRGNGWAKDTYEARLPRDHKRPQADSSLEYFIRDKYEKKKYIAPVEIPLRPLTGLGLIDENVDSPKKGRSRDGKRDGVSIISIPKPKGLHPTSPGIPRPKSLPQLPKHDANSPVQNRAQNHAPAPTTDDLLGLNSPISKDAPVSVVVNNDAAPPAASADLTEDLFGPMSSFQSLSLTSSVSSPNLLNGGLESSSSNPEPPAAQEKVEDKRLSKDSILSLYSHGTKSSPSSMMPPGNFNIPPQSQMGFQQQQPNMMQYNQQSFPQNMGMQGMPSTYQQQQMMNMNQQQMNMNQQQLQMQQMAQQMPGMNMSGMGYGMPPQQQNPMQGNMGYGMGYNQQMFQAQQQQQPYGNNMANGANTGMTQMGAYSAMMPGMQVQPGANTSMWGQANPGMNSGHTLSTQLWK, from the exons ATGGCAACAAGGGCAGAGCGTGAAAAGGTTCAGCGTACAAATGACAAGCACAAAAACATATTAGCTGTTTTATTATCAAGAGAGGAAAATAAGTATTGTGCAGATTGCCTTGCTAAAG GTCCAAGATGGGCTTCATGGAATTTGGGAGTTTTGCTTTGTATAAGATGTTCAGGATTACACAGATCTCTGGGTGTTCACATATCTAAAGTAAAGTCCGTGAATTTGGACACATGGACAAGAGAACAAATGCTG AATTTCTGCTGCAGAGGTAATGGTTGGGCAAAAGACACATATGAAGCAAGACTTCCAAGAGACCATAAAAGGCCTCAGGCTGACTC AAgccttgaatattttattcgtgataaatatgaaaagaaGAAATATATAGCACCTGTCGAAATTCCGTTAAGACCATTAACA GGTTTAGGTTTAATAGATGAAAATGTTGACTCTCCAAAGAAAGGAAGGAGTAGAGATGGAAAACGTGATGGTGTATCGATAATATCAATTCCTAAACCGAA GGGGTTGCATCCGACCAGTCCAGGTATTCCAAGGCCCAAATCCTTGCCACAATTGCCAAAACATGATGCGAATAGTCCAGTGCAAAATAGAGCACAGAATCATGCTCCTGCTCCCACAACAGATGATTTGTTGGGATTAA ATTCTCCGATTTCAAAAGATGCACCGGTGTCAGTGGTGGTGAATAATGATGCTGCTCCTCCAGCAGCAAGTGCCGATCTTACAGAAGATTTATTTGGTCCTATGTCTTCCTTCCAATCATTGTCG TTAACATCTTCAGTATCAAGTCCAAACCTTTTGAACGGAGGTTTAGAATCGTCATCTTCAAATCCAGAACCTCCTGCTGCACAGGAAAAAGTAGAAGATAAACGACTATCAAAGGATTCTATCTTGTCATTGTATTCTCATGGGACTAAATCATCTCCTAGTTCAATGATGCCTCCAG GTAACTTCAACATTCCGCCACAATCACAAATGGGattccaacaacaacaaccaaATATGATGCAATACAATCAGCAATCATTCCCACAAAATATGGGCATGCAAG gtATGCCTAGTACATATCAGCAACAGCAAATGATGAACATGAATCAACAACAAATGAACATGAATCAACAACAGCTCCAAATGCAACAG ATGGCCCAACAGATGCCAGGAATGAACATGAGTGGAATGGGATATGGTATGCCACCTCAACAACAGAACCCGATGCAGGGTAATATGGGATATGGTATGGGATACAACCAACAAATGTTTCAagcacaacaacaacaacaaccttATGGAAATAACATGGCGAATGGTGCAAATACAGGAATGACCCAAATGGGTGCTTACAGTGCAATGATGCCGGGCATGCAAGTGCAGCCTGGTGCAAATACCTCAATGTGGGGACAAGCTAATCCTGGTATGAATTCAGGGCACACGTTAAGTACGC